The Venenivibrio stagnispumantis genome has a segment encoding these proteins:
- a CDS encoding lytic transglycosylase domain-containing protein, with amino-acid sequence MIKIIKHFLTIQILFFLITTQSFAYYNDLSACFQESGRKYGIDPNVLYTIAQAETKFNPYFRKVENEKNNYIGIMSLHSSWIPLIQQKNKELKKHPEYLYNPCINIDASAYVLSICFRKYGNTPKGLNCYFQR; translated from the coding sequence ATGATTAAAATAATAAAGCATTTCCTTACCATACAAATATTGTTCTTTTTAATAACTACCCAATCTTTCGCCTATTACAATGACCTTTCTGCTTGCTTTCAAGAATCCGGTAGAAAATACGGAATAGACCCAAATGTTCTTTACACAATAGCCCAAGCAGAAACAAAATTTAACCCTTACTTTAGAAAAGTAGAAAATGAAAAAAACAACTATATAGGCATAATGTCCTTACATTCATCTTGGATACCACTTATACAACAAAAAAACAAAGAACTGAAAAAGCATCCGGAATATCTTTACAACCCTTGCATTAACATAGACGCTTCTGCTTATGTTTTATCCATTTGTTTCAGAAAATACGGAAATACACCAAAGGGATTAAACTGTTATTTTCAAAGATAA
- a CDS encoding ribbon-helix-helix domain-containing protein: MEKRLVNFRLSVELINKLEELSRQTGKNKTELIEEAIKCLIETHSQTDKQIQLLEEQNKQLMNVLKGFQIALQSKDELLEEKDKRIQELKEIVELLKQNQSQEKKKSFWKFWK, encoded by the coding sequence ATGGAAAAGAGATTGGTTAATTTCAGACTATCAGTAGAACTGATAAACAAATTGGAAGAGTTATCAAGACAAACAGGTAAAAATAAAACCGAACTAATAGAAGAAGCAATCAAATGCTTGATAGAAACACATTCTCAAACAGATAAACAAATACAACTCCTTGAAGAACAGAATAAGCAATTAATGAATGTTTTAAAAGGCTTTCAAATTGCTTTACAAAGTAAAGATGAACTCTTGGAAGAAAAGGATAAAAGGATACAGGAACTAAAAGAGATTGTAGAACTCTTAAAACAAAATCAATCACAAGAAAAGAAAAAAAGTTTTTGGAAGTTTTGGAAGTAA